A window of the Streptomyces griseochromogenes genome harbors these coding sequences:
- a CDS encoding GntR family transcriptional regulator — protein sequence MAEQLTGLADDRALLGRTSTAERVSDILRTRIADGYFPPGTRLSEDAIGGALGVSRNTLREAFRLLTHERLLVHELNRGVFVRVLTVEDVEDIYRTRTLVECAVVRGLGEPPYALEGLTAAVTEGQLATHENDWKALGTANIHFHRELVALAGSERTDELMRSVFAELRLAFHVVDDPRRLHEPYLARNRQILQALQAGDCAAAERLLETYLSDSLQRVVEVYLRRVGEETAP from the coding sequence ATGGCAGAGCAGCTGACGGGACTGGCCGACGACCGCGCCCTCCTGGGGCGCACCAGCACCGCCGAACGGGTCTCCGACATCCTCAGGACCCGTATCGCCGACGGCTATTTCCCACCGGGCACCCGTCTGTCGGAGGACGCCATCGGCGGCGCGCTCGGCGTCTCCCGCAACACCCTGCGCGAGGCGTTCCGGCTGCTCACCCACGAGCGGCTGCTCGTCCACGAACTCAACCGCGGCGTCTTCGTCCGGGTCCTGACCGTGGAGGACGTCGAGGACATCTACCGCACCCGGACGCTGGTCGAGTGCGCCGTCGTCCGCGGTCTGGGCGAGCCGCCTTACGCCCTCGAAGGGCTGACCGCCGCTGTCACCGAGGGACAGCTGGCCACCCACGAGAACGACTGGAAAGCACTGGGTACGGCCAACATCCACTTCCACCGGGAACTGGTCGCGCTGGCCGGCAGCGAACGCACCGACGAGCTGATGCGCAGCGTCTTCGCCGAGCTGCGGCTCGCCTTCCATGTGGTGGACGACCCGCGTCGGCTGCACGAGCCCTACCTCGCCCGCAACCGCCAGATCCTCCAGGCGCTGCAGGCCGGGGACTGCGCGGCGGCGGAGCGGCTGCTGGAGACCTACCTCTCCGACTCCCTGCAGCGGGTTGTGGAGGTGTACCTGCGACGGGTGGGGGAGGAAACCGCCCCGTAG
- a CDS encoding MFS transporter → MSTTPPPRSVTSGIRPARAERDAEDGAFGWLRALGPRGRHAFAGAFGGYALDSYDYFTLPLSMVALSAYFGLDSGQTGLFTTVTLVVSAVGGAVAGVVADRVGRVRALMITVITYAVFTVACGFAPNYETLLVFRALQGLGFGGEWAVGAILVAEYASARHRGRTIGAIQSSWAVGWALAAIVYTLVFSFAGDDLAWRVMFWTGALPALLVVWLRRRVHDAPEAAAAREQSPQRGSFTAIFRPGTDGDPGLLRTTVFAGLLSTGVQGGYYTLATWVPTYLKTERGLSVVGTGGYLTFLISGAFLGYLTGGYLTDRLGRRRTIWLFALLSAICVLAYANIPHGADTLLLVLGFPLGFCMSAIFSGFGSYLSELYPTAVRGTGQGFTYNTGRAVGAVFPTLVGFLADSWGVGGALVFGAIGYGLAALALLGLPETRGKELT, encoded by the coding sequence ATGAGCACGACCCCTCCACCACGCTCCGTGACCTCCGGCATACGACCGGCCCGGGCCGAACGCGACGCCGAGGACGGCGCGTTCGGCTGGCTGCGCGCCCTCGGCCCGCGCGGCCGGCATGCCTTCGCCGGTGCTTTCGGCGGATATGCCCTGGATTCCTACGACTACTTCACCCTGCCGCTGAGCATGGTGGCGCTCTCGGCGTACTTCGGCCTGGACAGCGGCCAGACCGGTCTTTTCACCACCGTCACGCTGGTGGTCTCCGCGGTCGGCGGTGCCGTGGCGGGCGTGGTGGCGGACCGGGTGGGCCGGGTGCGGGCGCTGATGATCACGGTGATCACCTACGCCGTGTTCACCGTGGCCTGCGGTTTCGCGCCGAACTACGAGACGCTGCTGGTCTTCCGCGCCCTGCAGGGCCTCGGTTTCGGCGGCGAATGGGCGGTCGGGGCGATCCTGGTCGCCGAGTACGCGAGTGCGCGGCACCGGGGCCGCACCATCGGGGCGATCCAGAGTTCCTGGGCGGTCGGCTGGGCCCTGGCCGCGATCGTCTACACACTGGTCTTCTCCTTCGCGGGCGACGACCTGGCCTGGCGCGTCATGTTCTGGACCGGAGCCCTGCCCGCGCTCCTCGTGGTGTGGCTGCGCCGCCGGGTGCACGACGCGCCGGAGGCGGCGGCGGCCCGTGAACAGAGCCCGCAGCGCGGCTCGTTCACGGCGATCTTCCGCCCCGGTACGGACGGCGATCCGGGCCTGCTGCGTACGACGGTCTTCGCGGGCCTGCTGTCCACGGGCGTGCAGGGCGGCTACTACACGCTGGCGACCTGGGTGCCGACGTACCTGAAGACCGAGCGCGGCCTGTCCGTCGTCGGCACCGGCGGCTATCTGACCTTCCTGATCTCCGGCGCCTTCCTCGGCTACCTGACCGGCGGCTATCTGACCGACCGGCTGGGCCGGCGCCGCACCATCTGGCTGTTCGCGCTGCTGTCGGCGATCTGCGTCCTGGCGTACGCGAACATCCCGCACGGCGCCGACACCCTGCTGCTGGTGCTCGGTTTCCCGCTCGGCTTCTGCATGTCGGCGATCTTCAGCGGCTTCGGCTCCTATCTCAGCGAGCTGTACCCGACGGCGGTGCGCGGCACCGGGCAGGGCTTCACGTACAACACGGGCCGCGCGGTGGGCGCGGTCTTCCCGACCCTGGTGGGCTTCCTGGCCGACAGCTGGGGCGTGGGCGGTGCGCTGGTCTTCGGCGCGATCGGCTACGGGCTCGCGGCGCTGGCGCTGCTCGGGCTGCCCGAGACGCGCGGGAAGGAACTCACGTGA
- a CDS encoding 5-oxoprolinase subunit B family protein: MRALPVGEDALLVEVSSGERAQALHARLLRLRAEGSLAVREIVPAARTVLLDGLDDPVRWASELTTSDVLPSPPRARELIELPVRYDGPDLAEVAARWQVTEREVARIHAGTEFTVAFCGFAPGFGYLTGLPSHYDVPRRATPRTAVPAGAVALAGPYTGVYPRSSPGGWQLIGTTEAVLWDHTRVPAALLSPGTHVRFVPVEGA; encoded by the coding sequence ATGAGGGCGCTGCCCGTCGGCGAGGACGCGCTGCTCGTGGAGGTCTCCTCCGGCGAGCGGGCACAGGCCCTGCACGCACGGCTGCTGCGCCTTCGCGCGGAGGGCTCGCTGGCCGTCCGGGAGATCGTTCCGGCGGCTCGTACGGTCCTGCTCGACGGCCTGGACGACCCGGTCCGTTGGGCATCCGAACTGACGACATCCGACGTACTTCCCTCTCCCCCGCGCGCGCGTGAGCTGATCGAGCTGCCCGTGCGCTACGACGGTCCGGACCTCGCCGAGGTCGCCGCCCGCTGGCAGGTGACCGAGCGCGAGGTGGCCCGGATCCACGCGGGCACCGAGTTCACGGTGGCCTTCTGCGGGTTCGCGCCCGGCTTCGGCTATCTCACCGGGCTGCCGTCGCACTACGACGTCCCGCGCCGGGCCACCCCGCGTACGGCGGTCCCGGCCGGCGCGGTGGCACTGGCGGGGCCGTACACGGGTGTGTACCCGCGCTCCTCGCCGGGCGGCTGGCAGCTGATCGGCACGACGGAGGCGGTGCTGTGGGACCACACGCGCGTACCGGCCGCACTGCTCTCACCGGGCACCCACGTGCGCTTCGTACCGGTGGAGGGCGCATGA
- a CDS encoding putative hydro-lyase, with protein sequence MRVDRSGDRPVTLVDTHAHAWSPETARARFREGLAGPTAGVAAGHTQANLIAVPADWAYDMLLFCQRNPKPCPVLDVTDAGSPTTVLADGADLRTDLPRYRVWHHGELVEEPTDVRAHWRDDLVSFLLGCSFTFEWALAGAGVPIRHLEQGRNVPMYTTDRLCRPAGRLRGPMVVSMRPVPPGQVRTAIRESGLLPAVHGGPVHCGDPGELGIEDLGRPDFGDPVEAAPGDVPVFWACGVTPQAAVMASRPPFALTHAPGRMFLTDVRDEQYRVAGVD encoded by the coding sequence ATGCGGGTGGACCGTTCCGGGGACCGGCCGGTGACCCTCGTCGACACGCACGCGCACGCGTGGAGCCCGGAAACCGCGCGGGCCCGCTTCAGGGAGGGCCTCGCGGGCCCTACGGCGGGCGTCGCGGCGGGCCACACACAGGCCAACCTGATAGCAGTCCCGGCCGACTGGGCGTACGACATGCTGCTGTTCTGCCAGCGCAACCCGAAGCCGTGCCCGGTGCTCGACGTCACGGACGCCGGTTCGCCCACGACCGTGCTCGCGGACGGCGCCGACCTGCGCACCGATCTGCCGCGCTACCGGGTGTGGCACCACGGCGAGCTGGTCGAGGAGCCCACGGACGTGCGGGCGCACTGGCGGGACGACCTGGTGTCGTTCCTGCTCGGCTGCAGCTTCACCTTCGAATGGGCGCTGGCCGGGGCGGGCGTCCCGATCCGGCATCTCGAGCAGGGCCGCAACGTGCCGATGTACACGACCGACCGCCTGTGCCGTCCGGCGGGCCGGCTGCGCGGACCGATGGTGGTGTCGATGCGCCCGGTGCCGCCCGGGCAGGTGCGCACCGCGATCCGGGAGAGCGGCCTGCTGCCGGCCGTGCACGGCGGCCCGGTGCACTGCGGCGATCCCGGGGAGCTCGGCATCGAGGACCTCGGCCGGCCCGATTTCGGCGACCCGGTGGAGGCCGCGCCCGGGGACGTCCCGGTGTTCTGGGCGTGCGGGGTGACCCCGCAGGCGGCGGTGATGGCCTCCCGGCCGCCGTTCGCCCTCACCCACGCACCGGGCCGGATGTTCCTGACCGACGTCCGCGACGAGCAGTACCGGGTGGCCGGCGTCGACTGA
- a CDS encoding LamB/YcsF family protein — translation MTAIDLNADLGEGFGRWRLTDDEQLLSVVTSANVACGFHAGDAATMRRVCELAVERGVTIGAQVSYRDLAGFGRRAMDVPPAELTAEVAYQIGALEVFARAAGARVAYVKPHGALYNRVVHDEEQARAVVEGVLLADASLPVLGLPGSLLLELAGKAGLPAVAEAFADRAYTDEGTLVPRGRDGAVVTDPDAVVERSVSLARFGAVVAHSGARIRMRARSLCLHGDTPGAVDLARRVREQLTAAGVRVEAFA, via the coding sequence ATGACCGCGATCGATCTGAACGCCGACCTCGGCGAGGGCTTCGGCCGCTGGCGGCTGACCGACGACGAACAGCTGCTGTCCGTCGTCACCAGTGCCAACGTGGCCTGTGGGTTCCACGCCGGGGACGCGGCCACCATGCGTCGGGTGTGCGAGCTGGCAGTCGAGCGAGGGGTGACGATCGGCGCGCAGGTCTCCTACCGGGACCTCGCCGGGTTCGGGCGGCGCGCGATGGACGTGCCGCCCGCCGAACTGACGGCCGAAGTGGCCTATCAGATCGGCGCCCTGGAGGTGTTCGCCCGGGCGGCCGGCGCGCGCGTGGCGTACGTCAAGCCGCACGGCGCGCTCTACAACCGGGTCGTGCACGACGAGGAGCAGGCGCGCGCGGTGGTCGAGGGCGTGCTGCTGGCGGACGCCTCGCTGCCGGTGCTGGGCCTGCCCGGCTCGCTCCTGCTGGAACTGGCCGGGAAAGCGGGCCTGCCGGCCGTGGCCGAGGCGTTCGCGGACCGCGCCTACACCGACGAGGGCACGCTGGTGCCGCGCGGCCGGGACGGCGCCGTGGTGACCGACCCGGACGCGGTCGTGGAGCGCTCGGTGAGCCTCGCGCGCTTCGGCGCGGTCGTCGCGCACTCCGGCGCGCGCATCCGGATGCGCGCCCGCTCCCTGTGTCTGCACGGCGACACGCCCGGCGCCGTGGATCTGGCTCGCCGGGTGCGCGAGCAGCTGACGGCGGCGGGTGTGCGGGTGGAGGCCTTCGCATGA
- a CDS encoding biotin-dependent carboxyltransferase family protein, whose protein sequence is MTDRALVVVRAGALTTVQDLGRPGYAHLGVPRSGALDPHAAALVNRLAGNAPDAAVLETTVNGCALRPRSAVTVAVGGAPCPVAVGGRPAAWGAPVVVPAGELLEVGTAVAGVRAYVAVSGGIAVAPVLGSRATDLLSGLGPAPLADGTVLPLGAPAGSPARVDSAPQPRPPAELVLRVALGPRDNWFTARAVRDLTTRAYQVSSASNRIGLRTEGPALERARPGELPSEGMVLGAVQVPPDGRPVVFLADHPTTGGYPVIAVVRTADLSAAAQAVPGTPVRFVTVRRR, encoded by the coding sequence ATGACCGATCGTGCGCTCGTGGTCGTGCGGGCCGGGGCGCTGACCACCGTGCAGGACCTCGGGCGGCCCGGGTACGCGCACCTCGGTGTGCCCCGTTCCGGGGCGCTCGACCCGCATGCGGCCGCCCTGGTCAACCGCCTGGCCGGCAACGCGCCGGACGCGGCCGTGCTGGAGACCACGGTCAACGGCTGTGCGCTGCGGCCCCGTTCGGCGGTGACCGTGGCGGTCGGGGGCGCGCCCTGCCCGGTGGCGGTGGGTGGCCGCCCGGCGGCGTGGGGCGCCCCGGTGGTCGTACCGGCCGGTGAACTGCTGGAGGTGGGGACGGCCGTGGCGGGTGTGCGCGCCTACGTGGCCGTCTCCGGCGGCATCGCCGTGGCGCCGGTCCTCGGCAGCCGGGCCACCGACCTGTTGTCCGGCCTCGGCCCGGCGCCGCTCGCGGACGGCACGGTGCTGCCGCTCGGTGCCCCGGCGGGCTCTCCCGCGCGCGTGGACAGCGCCCCGCAGCCGCGCCCGCCGGCCGAGCTGGTGCTCCGGGTGGCCCTGGGACCGCGCGACAACTGGTTCACGGCGCGCGCGGTCCGGGATCTCACCACGCGCGCGTACCAGGTGTCCTCGGCGAGCAACCGGATCGGCCTGCGCACCGAGGGACCCGCCCTCGAGCGGGCCCGGCCCGGTGAACTCCCCAGCGAGGGCATGGTGCTCGGCGCGGTCCAGGTGCCACCGGACGGCCGTCCGGTGGTGTTCCTGGCCGACCACCCGACCACCGGGGGCTACCCGGTGATCGCCGTGGTCCGCACCGCGGATCTGTCCGCGGCCGCGCAGGCGGTGCCGGGCACCCCGGTCAGGTTCGTGACCGTACGGCGCCGCTGA